A section of the Primulina eburnea isolate SZY01 chromosome 1, ASM2296580v1, whole genome shotgun sequence genome encodes:
- the LOC140810472 gene encoding protein TIC 20-II, chloroplastic: MASLPILRLAHTPLSLLKPTVRSFPPPTHLRHHSKKFSTTTKCSYTPTPATDRLISAASYFLPFFNGLQYGRFLFSKYPFLAVPMEPLIPLLSLYHSFPYASFVTFFGLYLGVVRNPNLSRYARFNALQALVLDVMLAVPVLLQRIFSPGRSGIALKVTAWAHSGLFMFVTCCFVYGLVSSIIGKTPYLPFVAEAAGRQLD; this comes from the coding sequence ATGGCATCCCTCCCAATCCTCCGCCTCGCTCACACCCCACTCAGCCTCCTCAAGCCCACCGTCCGGAGTTTCCCGCCGCCAACGCACCTCCGCCACCATTCCAAGAAATTCTCCACCACCACGAAGTGCTCCTACACTCCCACCCCGGCCACCGACCGCCTCATCTCCGCCGCCTCATACTTCCTCCCCTTCTTCAACGGCCTCCAGTACGGACGCTTCCTCTTCAGCAAATACCCCTTCCTCGCCGTTCCCATGGAGCCCCTCATCCCTCTCCTCTCCCTCTACCATTCCTTCCCTTACGCCAGCTTCGTCACCTTCTTCGGCCTCTACCTTGGCGTCGTCAGGAACCCTAATCTGAGCCGGTACGCCCGGTTCAACGCGCTGCAGGCGCTGGTTCTGGATGTGATGCTTGCCGTGCCGGTACTGCTACAGAGGATATTTTCTCCCGGGAGGAGCGGCATCGCACTGAAGGTGACCGCGTGGGCCCACAGCGGGCTCTTCATGTTCGTCACGTGCTGTTTCGTATATGGGCTGGTGTCCAGCATTATCGGGAAAACTCCATATTTGCCGTTTGTGGCGGAGGCGGCGGGCCGGCAACTAGACTGA